The genomic stretch GTTTCTTCTTGTTTCTAGTTGcgcgatttgaaattttttgatgtGCTAGTTCTTCTTTCCAAAGCGAATATCCTATGGTGGAGAGAAACGATTTTTGTTGGGCTTCCTTTGCTGTTACGACGACTGGAGCGATAGACGTCTCTGAAGAAACactgacaattttttctttcgaactTTTCAGAAACTCCATTTTCATGCAAGGTCCGCCTCCCTCGGTCGACTCCAAAAGCCTGATGGCCAAACTTTCCGGAGAACTGTCCATTAATCCTTCGTTGGATAGAAATAACTGTTTTCGGATACCTTCCATTCTGGGTGATCGTAGAATGGTGACCTTCTCATCTCCGCCCCCGGTTTGTATCACTTCCGAGTTTTGGTAAGATTCTGATATCCGCCTGTTCATTGATTGAAATGTATACGTCCCTTCTAAATCTGGTGTCCCCGTCATCATGGCGTCTGATTCGAGCTTTGAGGGTGACATCAGTATCAGACGCCTTTTTGGTGACGCTCGAGCtgtcgaaacaaaaatttatgtaaaatcattacttttgtttaatttcagTTAACTGATATTTGTCAACTATACCGTAGTAGAATTGCTTTCAAAGTGTAGATACTTAAGTAATTCAGAAAGAAACCAGCTTGATAATTGTTATCCGTACTGCAAACTAATATAATAGGCGAACTGCAGAGAATTTATTGACTAACGTAAAATTTTACGACGAACCACTATTTTTGCACCATAGCTCACGAAATGATGTAGTGACTATGTCGACTATGTAACGTGAGCTTTGGCTAAAGATAAACTGACCCACTGGCATCCTTAACTTTTTTATGCGTTTTCATGTATTATACTGAATCTAATTTTCGGGTTTTTTCGGTATATTAGGGTAGATATTAACATTTTCTTCACTTCTTATATTTAACAGAAGAGTGATAAATATGGATGAAATATtggtgtttgaaaattgatttcgcAATGGCAAAGATCCGATTGATAATAGAAAAATGGGCACATTTTGTCTGGTATGTGTGAGCTTGTGGAGTAGCTATGAGTAGGATCGTACCAGTTCCGTCGATCTTATCTCCTGATGCACCCCTAGTTGTGTTTTTCGAATCCTGGTAAAGTCTTTGATTTAAGGCTGTGAGGCTTTTCGTAACAACGGCTGGGCGGGAGCATTTGTTGTGAAAATCCCCGCGATGTAAACAAGCACTTACTCCAAGTCTACTTTCCGGTCTTAATATCGTTATTGGTTGGTGGGGCTGGGTACCTTGCAATCATACGAGATGTTTCAGTTAAATTCGTTCCCGTATATGTACTCCGCAGATCGGACTTTCAGCATAGCACCAATAACCAATCAATCCAGGTTAACACGGTTGTGTACTCCGTATTTCAAAAACTACACGAAAAATGGTAATAGAATTATTTTGTAGATTGTAACCTTTTTTCTTTGGGGACGGAGCGTTCTTTACGGGACTGCAGTGTCCGAACCCCGAACACTTGTGACCTCCGATGCACTCCTTGTCTTCAATAACCGATTTGCTTTGGTCTCGCTGTGTACTCTTCACCGGAGGAGCTGGAGATGGGTTTTGACTTTGACTATTACTTGTGCTACCGGCTCCACTGTCGCAGTTTCTGTATTGCTCCATGGCTTGCCGTTCCAGTTCCTAACAAAGTAAATTTTCTGCTAACTCAAATCGCGTGATACGATGAATGTAAATAatgtcaaataaatttttttgaaacgtttaAACAAACGTTCAATAAATCTGTTTCCGTTtcaattcacaatttgtaAAATGTTTCACAAACCGAGCTTACGGGTCGTAATACTTACTTGATACTTGAGAGCTAAACACTCTTCGGACGTTCTATACTGTTCCATGGCTTGCCGTTCTAGTTCGTCGTAACGTctgtcgaaaatattttcggtaaTAATTCCCGGGGACGAAGAATTGGTCAATACATCTCTGTAGAGCCTTCTCTTTGTCGGTATATCACTAGACGTATCAACTTCACTCAACTTTGCTAAAGATTTGTCCAAATCTGGTGAAGGTACATCCTTCGGATCATTATTCTCTTCTTCGATATCTTGATTCAATAATACGGTTGTTTCGTCGTTGCATTTCAGTTCAAAACTTCGAAAATCTGAGACAAGTGTATTTACTGCAACGAATTCTTTCGCTCTCTTCGGATATCCCTTCTCGAGCCACTGTAACACGTCGATTTCCGATTTTAAATTCGGCTGTCTAGACTCCAAGATAAAGCTAGAGCTTTGTTGGGGATTCTTTGACTGATTTCGCCTAGCCTTCATAGCGCTTTTAGTCAGTAATATCAAGTTGTTGAAATCAACCCCTTGATTCTTTCGCCTTTGGGAAGGATCGTTATAAAGTTCTGGTGGTTTCTGGTAGACAGGGATAGCCGTGGAGGCAGGTCCTATATTTTGCTGTGTAACGTTTCCTGCGAACTTATCTTGAACTTGTATCCGGCGTTGAATGAATGCTGGACAGACAGGCTGCAAAGGCGTACAAACTGGTTGACGAGGCGAAGGGCAGACCGGGACTTGTATGTGTAAAGCACGACTCGGTCTTTGGATCCATTGATGTGACGGTCGGGTAATGGAAGTTGCGTTAGAAACTTGTTGTATTGGTATGCCCGCGTTCTATGATCACATTAAAAActtcatttcgtatttttctaaccAAGATAGCTTTCATGTAACGAAGAACCTGAGGTTGAAACTATAATAAAAGATATGCTTGAAAAGTGCCAATTATGTAACTGAATTGTAGCTACTTGAAGAACATTTCCACTTCCTGGTATGCGCCCCTTGTTGTACGGAAATAGTTCTTCCTGATAGCTCCTCTCTGTcgatgatggaaaaaattgcaaaggtACCGACTGTTTCTGATAATCTTTTAATCGACTCATCGGTCCCTTCGGGAAGAACTCCGGCACTTCGGCACTCAGCATCGGTGGAGGAGACTGTCGCACTATTCCAATTGACTCCGAACTGGAAGGATAGCGACCAAGTCTAACTGGAGCCGTTTGATGTTGGAAACCGCATTGGAGATGCGAATGCTTGTTATATGGGAGATGGTGTGGCTGGTGTTGGCCACATTGAAGATTCTGCTGATGCCGCTGACTGTACTGAAAACGTTGCTGTTGTTGCGGCGACTTCAAAGAGTTCCACAAGTCTCGTATAGTATCTGAGGTAACACGAGTCTGTAGTTGCATCTCCGCCATATTGTCAATCGTGTAGCGCGGCGGAAGATATCTATCGTAGTCTTCCGGATCCACGTTCTCGTGATAGGGTTCTAGTTTGATTGTTATTCGAAATAACCGAGAAACAACACGTCAGTAGGGATAGTGAAACGATTAACAGAATcatcaaaataatttcgaagTGGGAtgtgaaataattgtaaaccGCACCGTCAGATTCAATCTTCCTGAATTCTAAAGGGCGTCGACAATTTGCGACACAGACTAGTCTGAGCTTATTTACTTGATACAGATGTCGCAAAATAGATTCGATAATTGTAGATGGCTACTGTGATTCCATACGATCTAAACTACCGTAATACGTAATTCAAACTAAACAGATACCGTCCGTATGTGTTGCGCGCAGTGAGGACGAGTTGGAATTATTGCCAGTCGAGTTCGTCGGTGGTAAAATTTGTTCCAAATTAGGGTATCGTCTTTTCAAAACGTGGTCCCATTTCACCGGCGCTATTCGTCCTGTCTTGCGGTTTAAGACTTTACCAGGTATTTCCAGTCCCTCGGTAGCAGAACTTTGCAGTTGTGGTGATCTAGGTTTTTTGGCAGTTACAAGAAACATGGGGCTTTGCAAAAGTCGACTCGAGGAGCCTTATGATTATAATGACTGCAAGTATGTTTAATTGTAACGGGTGTATACTGAAAAACTAACAGTTCATTATCCAGTCGCAATGTAGCTCCAGAGCTTAACCGGGTGAAGTGTTCTTCCACTTCCTTAAGCATCCACGGTTCAGTCGTAGCATCGTTACAGATATTGGACTGCTGAGCGACCGCCGTGTGGTCGCCAGTTTTGTACATTCGCTCCCTTTCCTCGTTATATTCGTAGTTACCATAATGGGCCAGCCTGGATCCGGGGATTGTGTCGCGGACGCACCTCGGCTGGTAGTTGCCATTTTCTCGATATCTTGCGGTCAGTTTACAGTTCTACCGAAACCAAATTTTATTCGTCCAATGTCcccgaataaaatttatgcatTTTATGAATGGACTATTCTCTTTTTTACTGAGTAATTATCAAGAAGTACTTTATATTCGCATCACCCTTCAGCATGGAAAATGTTAAGGTGTATTCAAGACCTTGAACAACTTTATTTTGAAGTATTACAGAAATCAGGTAAAAAGTaggtttttctttcaaattcgtTTCCATATAAATTAGACGCTGATAAAAGCGAGAAATATTTCCAGCACTGATTGTGCCTCAGCCTCAGATACATATATTGGATATGATCGTTTTTTATGATATTTAATGAGTGTGCTGAATCGTACTGTGAGTGTTGAGTACCACTCGTCATAGGCGATCTTCGTTATACATCGAGTTGAAAGCTTTTAGAGTGTTTAGTTAACGAAATCACACTCTAGAGTTAGAAGCCCGCGCAAAACCTAGACTCTGGCTGACAATTATTTTGAACCGATGCCATCAGTACTAAAGAACGGGAGTTTTATGTTGCTATTACTGATATGGGAGACGCGATAATAAAACTCGTTATTCCACTTTTTTAATGGTGGTATTGAAACGAAAAGATACTGTCGCAGTCGTCGTAAACTCGATAATAGTAACAGTATTCGCATCATGGCTCGAATTttacgatttgaaatttcaatattggTGACATAACAAGATTTGTAATCCGTAGTTGTTATTGATGTTGCAATCATTGCTTATCTAATGAAGAATTCGACTCAAGGCTAGTACTCACATAGTTGTTGATTGTATGAACTGATCTTAAtgactttttcattatttgatCGAAAGAGTCGGTGGATttgtaacatttattttgaaaaattcataaactTTACCTACAACCAATGTGGAAAACAGTACTAATTTGTATATTCATAAATGTAAAACCAATTCGGATACTTTAAAAAGCATtatcctttttatttttacatcatgCCAAGATTAGTTTCAACGGCGTCAACATATTGGGAACgaataaaatggaaaacagAGTGTGCACTCACCCTGCACATAAGACAATGATCCTACCTGAACCCACAACGTATGGTTCAGCTTTCGGAAGGGATCGTCTCGATGAAACGCCCAAGCTTTATCAGCGATCAGTGCGATATTGGTGTAGGCGCTTTTCAGAAGCTCCTCGTCGTATGACGGAACGGAAGATAACATTATCTCGTCATCGCATCGTCAATACTTTTTTACAATCAACGCGAGAGACTGAAAACTTATTAAGTACGTTAATTCTCAACAACGTTCGAtttcaatatatttcaattttagtCGCAAAAGAccattaatttgaaatttcattcacgACCTGTGAAAAAACAACATGAAATGTGGCTTACGTCTTGTGAACAAAATGTATTCGGAGCTATGGCTTttcaataatgaaaattgacaGTAGAATGTGAAAGACGAACATCCAAGTGGTAATAAATTCACACCAAGAAAATAGATGCATATTATATGGaggcaatttttttgtaaacggataattcaaaaaattcaataagaCGAAATCTGACCTAGTACTTCTTTGAAGTGTCATTACATATAATGCATGTAACTAAAATATAACACACATGATTTTCATTCTCTAATTTATTCTGTTCAGTTTGTTCAGTTCTATTTGCTATTAATAGAAGGATGACTTATTGCGGGTAATCAACAggaaagttttttgctcatACTCAAGAAACTAAATTACTCGCGAGATCGATTATATAGAAATTAATCAGAACTTAGTTCCTAATTGTAGTAGGCGTTTTAATTCGCTCAACAAATCAATATCGAGTAGGGGCCTAAATTGGCAATATAGatcgtaaattaattaatgttCCTTAATTGGACCATTAGTATACAATGTTACACGTCGATTTAATGCTATAATTATAGATCTCGTGTCTTCCTGGATAAATCTATACATTGACCGTAAAAGTTACTCCTGGAAACTTATTcatggttaaaaatttaatacaatCTGCTTAATAGAAATTATTCCTGAGTCGATCTGCTGCATCCAAGATTTTGAATACGGGTCCGGGTAATTCAATCGTCGAAACGAGCTGCCCGTAATATACGCCAGCATTTAAATACCTCACAAACCTGCGCGGTGGAATTTGACTAATGACTCTTTAGTGCACTGCGCGAACAATGTACCATGAAACTTGTCAAATTTTACTGAAACTTCTcagtgtatatataataatgtaaaaagTCTTACATTTTCCAATCGACAAACCATGTAATTGAAAGCGTTTGCGCCTCttgttaattttgaattttttactgaTCTGCTACTCTGAAAACTGTAGTGAATTAGTTCGCAAAATACCTCTTGAGTATCGATAAGTCTTCAGTATGAATATTGGAAAAGTCGAAGAATCAAGTTTGAGTTTGttagtttgattttcaaaacctaagaaaatcgaaatatcGATTTATTAGCGAAATAAGAAGttcttaatattttcaaaactcttCTTTACCGATGTAGTAGTCAGCAGTTAGCGCTAATTCTCTTATCATGGTAAGTCGTTTTGTCGGACAGTGACTCGTGTAGTTGGCCGAATATGCGGCGAAGGCGCGTTGTGCTGACGTTCGAGCTACACTTTACAGTTTTCCGTACGTGTTTTGAAGCTTGAAATGTTGTCACTTGACTTAACCTAATCAAGCTGAAACCGATTAATTTAATCGACATGTCACAACGTCGAAGAGTGTGAATATTATTTCTCAGTTTTCACTGAAATATAACTGAATTCGAAGAGTGCGGTGCCAAGAATCGGAAAAATGTTTGGTTCattacgaaataaatttcagacTGTCCAAGACGGGATTTCTGCTGGGTACGTCCTCTTAATTTCTCCCAACATTTGCCAGTTATCATTTGATTTGCAATTTCGCTGATAGTTTTTATGCCGAAAATCATCAAAACTCGTTTGTAGtaatgattaaattttcatatcgGCCTTGAGTACTGTGGCAAATGCCTAATTCGTTTGGTTCGATAAACAGAAAAGATATTGAAAGACAGGAAGATCAACCTTATTTtacgtgaaatatttcagcaTCAAAGGACTTACAGCAAGCGATAATTCGAAACCTAAGAAGACAGCAAATGTCAGAAATGTTAATTACGATGCGGGAGCAGATCTCTTGTTCCACTACCAAACAGAGTGGAACGAGCTACACGATCTTACTGAACAAAATGCAGGGAATGCTGAAGTAATCGACTCTCTGGTAGCATCGATTCACGAGAAGCTGGAGCAAGAGTGGAATAGCGTTGCACGACTCAATAACGCTTTAGCGTCGGTgccaaaaataaataatgatattcaGAATCTGATGGATCAGATAGGTGAACCATCATTCATCTATTCAATTACGGATTCAGTTATGCAAAATGTTTATTCCTGGTTCAGAAACTGATAATGATGCAAGTAATTTGATGACGGATACTAGTGTTGATTTCGTTACCTTTATCCTGTTCAGGTCATATAATTTAAAATGCACTTTGCGATACTCTAGAAAAGCTTGTTTAAAGTCTGTTTTCTCAAAATATTTGTCCATGCAGGGTCACTCCAAGAATTGTTTGAAGAAGTTGAAGGAGCCATTTTTGAAATGGAAGATTTGAAAGAAACTCTAGACCTACAGAGCAGTCAGCTGGATCACAGATTTCAGTTGGCACtttataaagaaaagaaattatctGAATTGGATTCTGTGAGAGGTAATATATTGTGcgtcaattaaaattaaaaggaCCTGATGTTGTGCAAGTGTAATGTAACAAAATGTATTAACTTTCATACATGGAATCAACTGTTGTCTTATTTCTTCATTATAGATTTAAAGTGTCTGAACTTCTGCctttgcaaaaattaattcaaaacCGATCCATGTATTGTCCTATTATTACAAAAAGTATTGGTAATCGTTTTTCAGCAAAATTAGCCAACGATCACTCCAATCGCGTTTTGCTGCATGAACTCAAACagcaaaaaattctgaaagagAGACAAGAAACTTTTGGGGAAGTGTTTAAGCAAGAGATGCAGGAGTATAAAACCACTGGATCAGTTCCAAGTGGGTAACTCTTGCCAATATTCCTAATGATTGTAGCAATTTTACGAAATGAAAGTAACTGAGAGTGTCAGAAATTGAATAGAGATATTCAATTATCTAgtgtgaaattaaaattacatatTAATTTCTACTTCCAGAATTAGCGAGTGTTCAACACGGTCAATCGCTAGATGAGGTGGAATTAGATAATACTGATTTTGCAGATCTGGATGAATTTCTTAAGAATTGATTGAttcaatttatgaaaaatcttgaTGATTGGTATAAAACATGAACATGTACGATCAAAGGTGCCTGAATCTATCAGCTCTAACGATAAGTTTGCAAGAAGCGACAGCAAATGCTCCACATCTATACAAATTCATACGTATTTGTTCCGGGAAACTTGTAAATAGTGGCTAATTAACGTATATTCTGTACATGTAAGGGAAAAGAGGTGTTGATACAAATGATATATGATACATTActgaaatacagaaaaaaattgaaaatttgcgtcAAATGAGAATACAGCGTGTAAGTGTTGTGTAAATAAAGCTATATTAAATAATggttaaaatatataatctatttattttactattaGTCTTCGAATGAGCCAGAATATGTACCTGCCGTACTCctaatattttgaatttcaagaaTGAACGGATTTGCATGAAAAATGCGCTACGTTGCCCGGTAAGTGCTGTTTGTACAGTCGCATACGGCTATTGATAATAAATCGTATTCAAAGACAAGCTGATACAGATTGTGCTGAGCGTGCCACGTGTGCAGGGCCATTCCGTAACATTCACTAGAATTCCAATATTAGGTGAGCTCAGATGGCAAAATCTCAAATACCCAAAAGTGCCTGCAGCagtgataataattactattGTACGTAGACATATTTTGTCTGCAGTAATGTGTATCAATTGTGCCATTTATtcagaaacaaaatttgacattcAAACGCGTTCAATCGTATCACACGTCGCGGTCCATggaaacaaatgaaatatttccgaGCATTTCCGAGAGTCGCCGAAGCAACGTTCGGCTTATCGGCAGCCATCTTGCTACTGATATAAGTTCTTGGAACGCCGGCAAGTCCGGACGTGCTTGTTTCAGCGTGTCGGTTTTTCCTGTGTGAGTAAATCAACGATGCTCTAAATATCGCTCTGATCGGTCACGTCCCTCTTTTAACTGTGTCTAATTATGTCCAAATCATATCACGTATATGACAAACATTGATGTATGAATCGCGATTTGGTGGTCGATggatatttgtttttctcatGGGTACTCGTGCTAGTAAACAGAACCATTGTTTATTACTGTTTATTTCTAAATCGAAATGCGGCGGACGCGAACagattgattaattaattgttcACTATCAAATTATTACCGCGACTTTCACAGACCAGCTCGTGTTTAACCTAAAAGAGGCTGTCGATGCTTGTCAGACGAAAATAAGCCAGTTATAACTTTGTGTCAACAAGTGTTACAGTGTCGTATACTGtctcaattttttatgatATGATTATTGGAGAAACTGAACATCGAATGCACATGATACTTTCGATACAATTCAATAGTCAGTAAATTAGTTCTCCGATGAATCCATTGCCGAACTTATCTGATATAGTGTATGAAAAATTcctgtgaaaatttgttacgATATCAAGATTTCTGTGACAAAACAGGACGATGTGaacatgtgtgtatatttatgtGCAGCAACGTGAAGTAGGCTGACATTATGCAGAAATTCAGCAATGGGTaagtttaatataattatacgattTATTTATGCGTCGACGCTCTGCTCTGTCCGCTTATGCTTGGGCTGGAAATTTCAAGCTTGCGTAAAAGAAAGATGCTGGTTcaaaatatatgttttttgTGCTCCATTCTTTTACCTCTTCTTTTTCCCTATGTTATCATATTGTTCAAAtagaaaatcgaaattgtaGGAAGTTCGCTGAGGAGTATAGATTATGATGTGAAGCTTGCgcgtattaaaaattaatccaTAGAAAACTTGAATGCATTTTAAATAGATTAAGAAAGTTGACATCCCAATAGTGATTGAAATTGACGAATAGGTATTAAATGggattaaaattgaaagaatttgtAACTATTCAAGATATACTTGAACCCAAACAATTGAAACACTGTGTTTAATATTTCGCAACTTTGTATGGCTTATATCGACTCTTTCTCTTCTACTCTCCAAGTTTTTGGTCATTCACGATTATTCATCACGCTTTTTGCGCGTGGACTTGATACTTTGCTGTTTTGAGCGTGATAAGTCTCTGTTGGTCGTGGGGGCCGCATGCGTATTAATACACCCATAATTATAGTCGTAACACCCGTATTCATAGTCCTTCCTTGAGGAACAAGGATTCCTTGTTCTCAATTCACGTTTCATGAACAAGGAATCCTTGTTCCTCAAGGAAGGACTATGAATACGGGTGTAAAACACAGCAATTCACAAGCGACCAGTAAAAG from Neodiprion virginianus isolate iyNeoVirg1 chromosome 3, iyNeoVirg1.1, whole genome shotgun sequence encodes the following:
- the LOC124299773 gene encoding dysbindin isoform X2 encodes the protein MFGSLRNKFQTVQDGISAGIKGLTASDNSKPKKTANVRNVNYDAGADLLFHYQTEWNELHDLTEQNAGNAEVIDSLVASIHEKLEQEWNSVARLNNALASVPKINNDIQNLMDQIGSLQELFEEVEGAIFEMEDLKETLDLQSSQLDHRFQLALYKEKKLSELDSVRELASVQHGQSLDEVELDNTDFADLDEFLKN
- the LOC124299629 gene encoding uncharacterized protein LOC124299629 → MAEMQLQTRVTSDTIRDLWNSLKSPQQQQRFQYSQRHQQNLQCGQHQPHHLPYNKHSHLQCGFQHQTAPVRLGRYPSSSESIGIVRQSPPPMLSAEVPEFFPKGPMSRLKDYQKQSVPLQFFPSSTERSYQEELFPYNKGRIPGSGNVLQNAGIPIQQVSNATSITRPSHQWIQRPSRALHIQVPVCPSPRQPVCTPLQPVCPAFIQRRIQVQDKFAGNVTQQNIGPASTAIPVYQKPPELYNDPSQRRKNQGVDFNNLILLTKSAMKARRNQSKNPQQSSSFILESRQPNLKSEIDVLQWLEKGYPKRAKEFVAVNTLVSDFRSFELKCNDETTVLLNQDIEEENNDPKDVPSPDLDKSLAKLSEVDTSSDIPTKRRLYRDVLTNSSSPGIITENIFDRRYDELERQAMEQYRTSEECLALKYQELERQAMEQYRNCDSGAGSTSNSQSQNPSPAPPVKSTQRDQSKSVIEDKECIGGHKCSGFGHCSPVKNAPSPKKKGTQPHQPITILRPESRLGVSACLHRGDFHNKCSRPAVVTKSLTALNQRLYQDSKNTTRGASGDKIDGTARASPKRRLILMSPSKLESDAMMTGTPDLEGTYTFQSMNRRISESYQNSEVIQTGGGDEKVTILRSPRMEGIRKQLFLSNEGLMDSSPESLAIRLLESTEGGGPCMKMEFLKSSKEKIVSVSSETSIAPVVVTAKEAQQKSFLSTIGYSLWKEELAHQKISNRATRNKKKQCKSHNIVTIEKPQLHCTNTLPMKPIDLSPQAKDADIELVDIDPHDNITVTKVRNVLTISEFHLKSKTNNGDRKIFPSSHFVPTTFKNGNHLRVTNFFPYYCSSTLDNTSLHVCTSYRSGRAEDTEKIVFHADLHSDPANLFQPAQIDLKNKIWSENILTVRWYNVQPTKVYNLRLLSPFQLLPLWNNYKTNSLQGSIGAGTAPMPGRTQTGSVTSIIVHNPTLQS
- the LOC124299773 gene encoding dysbindin protein homolog isoform X1; translated protein: MFGSLRNKFQTVQDGISAGIKGLTASDNSKPKKTANVRNVNYDAGADLLFHYQTEWNELHDLTEQNAGNAEVIDSLVASIHEKLEQEWNSVARLNNALASVPKINNDIQNLMDQIGSLQELFEEVEGAIFEMEDLKETLDLQSSQLDHRFQLALYKEKKLSELDSVRAKLANDHSNRVLLHELKQQKILKERQETFGEVFKQEMQEYKTTGSVPKLASVQHGQSLDEVELDNTDFADLDEFLKN